The sequence TGGTTCAGGTATTAGAAATTTACCATACTTAATTAAGTGGAATATTAGATTGATGTTGTGGTTATTTAAACATCGCAAAAAATATGATTATATTCATGCATGTGATTTTGATACTATATTGCCTGCATTCGTCATGAAGGTATTTTTTGGGAAAAAAGTGGTCTATGATATATTTGATTTTTATTCTGATATGCTAAGAAGAGTACCTAATATAATTAAGAGAATTATAAAAAAAATAGATTTAAAAATTATTAGCAAGGTTGATGTTGTTATTATTGCCGACGAGAACAGAAAGTGTCAGATAAAAGGTAGCAGTCCTCGTAAGTTGATAGTGATATACAATTCGCCTGAAAGATTGAATAGCATAGACGATATTGAAATAGAAATTAATGATAATAAAGAGGTTATATTTCAAATATCTTATGTCGGATTGTTACAGGTAGAAAGAGGTCTTTTAGAAATGATTGAAATAGTAAAACGACATCCAGAGTGGAGACTGCATTTAGCTGGTTATGGTGGTGACGAAGATACGATAATATCTGTAATTAAAGATTGTAATAACATAAAGTTTTATGGGAGAGTTAGTTATAAAGACGCACTGAAAATTAACAAATTATCAGATGTAATGTTTGCTACATATGACCCAAAGATACCAAATCATGTTTTTTCGAGTGCTAATAAGTTATTCGAAGCTATGATGCTAGGAAAACCAATTATAGTTGCTAGGAATACGGGGATGGATAAGCTAGTACTAAAATATGACTTAGGAAGAGTGGTGGAATATGGTGATTTAAACGAACTGGAAAAAGTATTAACGGAGTTTTCGTTAATGAATGATAAAGATAAAAAGTTATTTGCTGAAAGGGTAAAGAAAATTTATAATGATTATTTTTCTTGGGATAAGATGGAGGAAAGATTAGTAAGTTTGTATAACAATTTATAAAAGATTTTAGTTATGGAAAACATGTGCGTATCCATATTTGTTGATTAAGGTATGAAAATCATAGTTAGGAGAATTGATCTTTTTACTCTTTCTTGTTTTAATTGTTATTATGGCTTTATTTTAGTGAATGATATCGAGACAAATACAAGATTGAGAATGTTAGCTTGGGATGTATTTTTTATTTGTGCTATGTTACTTTTTAGGTATAAAAAGTAGTCAATTTATGATAGAATTATTGTAGATATTAGGTGGTACATTATGAAAAAAATATTATTTATAGCTACAATTGAATCTCATATCTTAAATTTTCACATCCCTTTTATAGAATATTTTTACAACAAAGGCTATGAAGTACATGTGGCTGCAAAATTGGGTAATAGGCAAGACGAATTAAAAGATCTAAATGTTGTATGCCATGACGTTAATTTTTCCCGTTCTCCTTATTCTTTGAGTAATATAAGAGCACTAAATCAATTAATAAAAACAATGAGAGAGAATAAATTCTCACTGGTCCATGTACATACTCCTGTCGGGGCTTTTTTAGGAAGATTAGCAGCGAAAATTACAAATACCAAGCCTGTCCTTTATACAGCCCATGGATTTCATTTTTACAAAGGAGCTCCTTTGAAAAACTGGCTTATATATTACACAATGGAAAAAATAGCTGCTCATTGGACAGATGGATTTATAACTATGAATGAAGAAGATTTTAATATTGCAAAGAAGTTCAACCTGAGAAGAAAAGATGCAGTATTTTATGTACATGGTGTTGGTTTAGATATTGAAAAATACTCTATAAATGATGAAGAAAGAAGAAAAAAATTAAGGGAAGAATTAGGATTTTCAGATAATGATATTTTACTATTGACTGTAGCAGAAATAAATACTAATAAAAATCATAAGCAGATAATTGACACTATAAAAATATTAAAAGATTATAGTAGTATTTACTACCTCATTGTAGGTACTGGAGAAGAGGAAGAGAAATTAAAAAATTATGTTTTGCTTAATAATTTAGAAGAGAGAATTAAATTTTTAGGATATAGGAGGGATATTTCAGAAATTTTAAATGCCATTGATATTTTTATATTAACCTCTTTACGGGAAGGTCTTCCAAGAGCTATAATGGAAGCAATGGCAGCAGGTAAACCTATTATTGCCACAAATGTGAGAGGAAATAGAGATTTAGTTAGAGATGGTGTTAATGGATACTTGGTTCCTGTAAATGATATAGAAGCAACAGCTAAAGCAATTACAAAATTGGCCGAAAATACTACATTGAGAACCAAAATGGGAGAAGAGGGTAGAAGAATTATACAAGATTATGATATTAAAAAAGTTTTAAGAGAAATGGATGAAATATATAGCTTGTATTTGTAGCTAATAAGGATTTTTTGAGATGAAGTAAATGAATAATTTTGCTGAGGAATTAACGTATTGGTATTTTCGTTTAAATGGATTTTTCTTATTACAAAACTATGTATTGCATAACATTGGAGAAGAACGACAAAGAGGTACAGCAGATGCTGATTTATTGGCAATTAGGTTTCCGTATGTTTACGAAGAAATTGGAGGACATAGTAACGACTGGGATAGTGAAAAATTTTCAGAATGGGGATTTAATATTGAAAAAAATAATTTAGCTTTGATTGTAGAAGTGAAATCTGGGAAAATGTGGAGAGAAGTGAAATAGAGAAATCTTTTTCTCTTAAGAGACTTGAAACTGCACTTTACCGCTTTGGGATTTTCCCTCAAAAAGATGTTCAAGGTATTCATGAAAATCTGCTAAAACAAAAGTATGTGAATAAATCTTCTTGGATTATAGCTAAAGTATTAGTTACAGAAAATAAAATTGAAGGGGATTGGCTTAATCTAAGTCTTGATGAGATAGATAAATTTTTCCATAAACGGATTAAATCTTATTTACATCATAAATATGCTGATCGTATGTATTTTCCAAGTGCTCTTATTCAATATATAGCTTGGAAAATAAATAAACAAAACAATGGAGAATAATGACTACAAATAAATGTAATAAATACATTTGAATTGGATTTTACTAGAAAATAGTTAGGTGGTGTCTCTATGCATAATCATTTTCATAAATTCTTCAAATTAAGCAAATTCATTGTCTTCATTGTAGATTTATTATTAATTCATACAGGATTTATACTTGCTTATATTATTAAATTTGGTATAAGCCCCCCAATTGTAAATCTTCAGCCTTATTATGAATTAATTCCTGTAATCACATTGTCTGCTATTATTTTATTTCATGTTTATGGTTTATATACTATATCGCGAAGAACCTATGGAGATATAGTATTTTCTTTAATTCTTTCTTTACTTCTGTTACAGGTTATAACAGTAGCTTCAACATTTTTTATAAGACAGTTTGCATTTCCACGAAGTATATTTATTATAGCTTTTGGAGTTCAGCTCATAGTATTATCTGCCTGGAGATATTTAGTACAAAATGTAAGGAAATATGTGCATGGCGAGAAAAAGGTAATGATTGTAGGTGAAAAAGAAGTAGCAGAAAAATTGGCGAAGAAATTAATTTCGACTTCTAGAGGTTGGTTTGATATAAAGTACATAATAAGTCCACAAAGATATGAAGAGATTATCAATCAC is a genomic window of Thermoanaerobacter uzonensis DSM 18761 containing:
- a CDS encoding glycosyltransferase family 4 protein, producing the protein MPKSVVFLRSNPIAPDPRVEKASKALFRNGYKVYIVGWDREGKFKSENLTHADIIRLYIPARFGSGIRNLPYLIKWNIRLMLWLFKHRKKYDYIHACDFDTILPAFVMKVFFGKKVVYDIFDFYSDMLRRVPNIIKRIIKKIDLKIISKVDVVIIADENRKCQIKGSSPRKLIVIYNSPERLNSIDDIEIEINDNKEVIFQISYVGLLQVERGLLEMIEIVKRHPEWRLHLAGYGGDEDTIISVIKDCNNIKFYGRVSYKDALKINKLSDVMFATYDPKIPNHVFSSANKLFEAMMLGKPIIVARNTGMDKLVLKYDLGRVVEYGDLNELEKVLTEFSLMNDKDKKLFAERVKKIYNDYFSWDKMEERLVSLYNNL
- a CDS encoding glycosyltransferase family 4 protein, with amino-acid sequence MKKILFIATIESHILNFHIPFIEYFYNKGYEVHVAAKLGNRQDELKDLNVVCHDVNFSRSPYSLSNIRALNQLIKTMRENKFSLVHVHTPVGAFLGRLAAKITNTKPVLYTAHGFHFYKGAPLKNWLIYYTMEKIAAHWTDGFITMNEEDFNIAKKFNLRRKDAVFYVHGVGLDIEKYSINDEERRKKLREELGFSDNDILLLTVAEINTNKNHKQIIDTIKILKDYSSIYYLIVGTGEEEEKLKNYVLLNNLEERIKFLGYRRDISEILNAIDIFILTSLREGLPRAIMEAMAAGKPIIATNVRGNRDLVRDGVNGYLVPVNDIEATAKAITKLAENTTLRTKMGEEGRRIIQDYDIKKVLREMDEIYSLYL